In Rhodamnia argentea isolate NSW1041297 chromosome 4, ASM2092103v1, whole genome shotgun sequence, the following proteins share a genomic window:
- the LOC115741036 gene encoding GATA transcription factor 12, producing the protein MEAPEFFQPGFCSPQFAPEKRHSLDGKACGGGDNPFMVDDLLDFSTTDDAIVGGGGGGGCGDGAFDNVTGSSTDSNVTAAVDSCNSSFSGYDPNFTDGGIGCRSFTEGHFSSDLCVPYDDLAELEWLSNFAEESFSSEDLQKLQLISGMKARPHAAYETTREFQPEPNRGGPIFHPDMSVPAKARSKRSRAAPGNWASRLLVLSQADPSPEDEAAVGGGGGGSMGSPRPIGGKKTIRAAPKKKQPQQGLEGPDGAGGEARKCLHCQTDKTPQWRTGPMGPKTLCNACGVRYKSGRLVPEYRPAASPTFVLTKHSNSHRKVLELRRQKELQSAQQLHQQQRQFLQSHHQNMVFDASNGEDYLIHQHVGPDFRQLM; encoded by the exons ATGGAGGCACCGGAATTCTTCCAGCCCGGCTTTTGCTCCCCCCAATTTGCGCCTGAGAAGCGCCATTCCCTTGACGGCAAAGCCTGCGGCGGCGGCGACAACCCCTTCATGGTCGACGACCTGCTGGACTTCTCCACCACCGACGATGCCAtcgttggcggcggcggcggcggaggttgCGGTGACGGGGCATTCGATAACGTCACGGGGAGCTCCACCGACTCCAACGTCACCGCGGCCGTGGACAGCTGCAACTCCTCCTTCTCGGGCTACGACCCGAATTTCACCGACGGCGGCATCGGTTGCCGCAGTTTCACCGAGGGTCACTTCTCCAGTGACCTGTGCGTTCCG TACGACGATTTAGCTGAGCTCGAATGGCTCTCAAACTTCGCGGAGGAATCGTTCTCCAGCGAAGACCTCCAGAAGCTCCAGCTGATATCCGGGATGAAAGCCCGGCCGCACGCAGCCTACGAGACGACCCGCGAGTTCCAGCCCGAGCCCAATCGGGGCGGCCCGATATTCCACCCCGACATGTCGGTGCCGGCCAAGGCCCGGAGCAAGCGCTCACGGGCCGCCCCGGGCAACTGGGCTTCTCGCCTGCTCGTGCTCTCCCAGGCCGACCCCTCACCCGAGGACGAAGCGGCCGttgggggcggcggcggcggaagcATGGGATCCCCACGGCCCATCGGGGGCAAGAAGACCATCCGGGCTGCGCCGAAGAAGAAGCAGCCGCAGCAGGGGCTCGAAGGGCCGGACGGGGCTGGCGGGGAGGCTCGGAAGTGCCTGCACTGCCAGACGGACAAAACGCCACAGTGGCGCACGGGGCCCATGGGGCCGAAGACCCTGTGCAACGCGTGCGGGGTGCGGTACAAGTCGGGCCGGCTCGTGCCCGAGTACCGGCCCGCGGCGAGCCCGACCTTCGTGCTCACCAAGCACTCCAATTCGCACCGGAAGGTGCTGGAGCTGAGGCGCCAGAAGGAGCTCCAGAGTGCTCAGCAGCTCCACCAGCAGCAGCGGCAGTTCCTCCAGAGTCATCACCAGAACATGGTCTTCGACGCATCCAACGGCGAGGATTACTTGATCCACCAACATGTGGGGCCGGACTTCAGGCAGCTGATGTAG